Proteins encoded in a region of the Onthophagus taurus isolate NC chromosome 10, IU_Otau_3.0, whole genome shotgun sequence genome:
- the LOC139431639 gene encoding uncharacterized protein, whose translation MALGQALPSDPIQKQIFLERAPDAEEIYKEFKSTHNTIIGLIEEQDFEAHDDIRLKADTAYYTTRAIFHQLSPQPSTESSEISSISALKLNKLALPTFSGNHKEWHTFFDLYRTMVHENKSLSSIAKYQYLLMSLSGEAFNLLKGFPVTDANYEIAYKTLKGRYQNKRHLATLYFNEIVHLKPLKDDSSKSLRILIDTFHENIEGFRNLGFPVDKWDFLLFNIVLQKLNTPTKTTFEAEHTAYDIPTYKQLVDFLEKRAKALESVLLTSSDSTSPSSSKSNIRAKSVNMKIEEHHSNSSTTNCILCHEAHPIYRCTNFTSKSAGERLSIARDHNLCRNCLSQRHTTHNCSSSHRCRTCNQHHHTLLHFKTQTSPSVHVGTSYNTIQTSMKESNPNILLPIAIVKIQDRFGKLHRVKALIDSGSMSNFITSNLSKRLQLPRKQTSCLEIQGLNAMTSICNKGSVTCSIQPIQSSKPSFDFDAIVTPSICSDQPSIASLVPLYPHLQQLNIPPEHHSSLNSVDLLLGAELVPQIITEGRLRGEPNHPIAVNSVFGWILMGRSSLSVTTSLSTCLSTTDYSLDNSIQRFWELESIPERTLLTCEEDKCENHFKNNYKRTSTGRFIVSLPFKKPNPVLGNSYQTALKRFMSLENRLLKTPSLRSDYINFMKDYLQSGHMSLANSFKPPSDRTYYIPHHCVLRSENPSSKIRVVFDASAPTSNGTSLNDTLLVGHKLQQDIIKVLSSFRCFKYAFVCDIQQMYRQILVSPEDRNFQRILWRFSSTEPIQEYILNTVTYGVASAPFLALRTLVELSNIYCDQFPRASTVLKNNIYVDDIVTGAQSVQETLELQRELIDLLNRGGFKLRKWASNCTHVLQEVSETDLQRPISMDYDEISYIKVLGLQWDPTTDDFKFSYCPRNSLSTKRSILSEIARVYDPLGFLTPCTLKAKQFIQQLWQLKIEWDESPPGHISKNWEIFKKGLIFISDLRIPRLMIPSDTKSVQLHLFCDASQSGYCAVAYLRCESHNQSINTSFLCGKSRVAPLKTISIPRLELCGAVLLVDLLKTIKDMLSTTIIFDVIYAWSDSKVTLAWISSLPTRWKIFVANRVSYIQEILPSDYWRYIPSSDNPADCGSRGLFPDQLIAHDLWWRGPSWLCHPPEYWPSIKSIPCESTEVINEQKSNIITTIETKLTFIDTLLMRFSSLSKIQRIMAYIQRFIIHCRKQNRYFTIQLSPFELQQSLSSIVRYVQHQHFSQLFTTINENKIPDKSFRKLAPFLDRDGLIRVGGRIKFAMIPFDHKHPLLLPKNSRVSELIVEHIHEKYLHPGQRSLQALVMRQYWIIASRSVIHRVVSRCIRCFRCKPRSYAPRMADLPQFRVTEVKAFSRVAVDFAGPIYTTISRTRGARFVKSYICVFVCTSTKAIHLELVSDLSTEAFIAALRRFTSRRGRCTLILSDQGTNFVGAYNKLREMAEVSGQKLELTWQFHPPGAPHFNGLAEAGVRSVKSHLIKVIGDQKLTFEEVYTILTQIEAVLNSRPLSAMTEDPNDLQPLTPAHFLCLEPLNASVVDPDVTQVPINRLDRWKLIQKMVQDFWKRWHVEYLYSLQQRGKWNASSPTPSIGDLVLIRNEQRPPLQWETGRIEEVHPGIDGVIRVITIKTKNGRLTRPTTKICTLPI comes from the coding sequence ATGGCCCTTGGTCAAGCACTCCCGTCTGACCCtatccaaaaacaaatttttcttgaaCGAGCTCCAGATGCCGAGGAAATCTACAAAGAGTTCAAAAGTACTCACAATACGATTATTGGTTTGATTGAAGAGCAGGACTTTGAGGCTCATGACGACATACGACTAAAGGCTGATACTGCTTACTACACTACAAGGGCGATATTCCATCAACTGTCCCCTCAACCTTCAACGGAATCCTCTGAAATCTCATCTATATCTGCTCtgaaattaaataagttaGCATTGCCTACGTTCAGTGGTAATCATAAAGAATGGCATACCTTTTTCGATCTTTATCGAACGATGGTTCACGAAAACAAATCTCTTTCTTCAATTGCCAAATATCAGTATCTTCTCATGTCCCTAAGTGGCGAAGCGTTTAACCTGTTAAAGGGTTTTCCTGTGACAGACGCCAATTACGAAATAGCATATAAAACGTTAAAAGGCCGCTACCAGAATAAACGTCACTTGGCAACGTTATACTTTAACGAAATCGTTCATTTAAAACCCCTGAAAGACGATTCCTCTAAAAGTCTTCGAATTTTGATTGATACCTTCCATGAAAATATTGAAGGTTTTCGTAATTTGGGTTTCCCTGTTGATAAGTGGgattttctattatttaatatcGTGCTTCAAAAACTGAACACACCTACAAAAACCACTTTTGAAGCTGAACATACAGCATATGACATTCCAACTTATAAGCAACTTGtggatttcttagaaaaaagaGCAAAGGCCCTAGAATCGGTATTATTGACATCAAGTGACAGCACATCTCCGAGTTCATCAAAATCAAACATCAGAGCTAAATCAGTAAATATGAAGATTGAAGAACATCATTCTAATTCATCGACTACTAACTGTATCTTATGTCATGAAGCCCATCCAATTTACCGTTGTACGAATTTTACATCCAAATCAGCTGGAGAACGGTTATCCATCGCTAGAGATCATAATCTTTGTCGAAATTGTCTAAGTCAACGACACACTACTCATAATTGCTCGTCTTCTCATAGATGTCGTACCTGCAATCAACATCACCACACATTACTCCACTTCAAGACACAAACTTCTCCATCTGTTCATGTCGGAACATCTTATAATACAATTCAGACATCAATGAAGGAAAGTAATCCAAACATCTTACTACCTATTGCTATTGTAAAGATTCAGGATCGATTTGGAAAATTACATCGTGTCAAAGCATTAATCGACTCGGGCAGTATGTCCAATTTTATAACATCTAATCTATCAAAACGACTTCAACTACCACGAAAGCAAACTTCTTGTCTAGAAATCCAGGGATTAAATGCAATGACGTCCATCTGTAATAAAGGCTCTGTTACCTGCTCTATCCAACCTATACAGTCATCGAAACCTTCCTTTGACTTTGACGCTATTGTCACTCCCAGCATTTGTTCTGACCAACCATCCATTGCGTCCCTTGTTCCGCTTTATCCTCATCTTCAACAATTGAACATCCCTCCAGAGCACCATTCAAGTCTTAACTCGGTGGATTTGTTACTGGGCGCAGAACTAGTTCCTCAAATTATCACTGAAGGACGTCTTCGTGGAGAACCGAACCATCCAATTGCAGTTAATTCCGTATTTGGTTGGATTCTAATGGGGAGATCTTCGCTCTCAGTCACGACCTCACTGTCAACGTGTTTATCTActactgattattcgcttgaTAACTCAATTCAAAGATTCTGGGAACTGGAATCCATTCCTGAAAGAACGCTATTAACGTGTGAAGAGGATAAAtgtgaaaatcattttaaaaataattataaacgaACATCAACAGGTCGATTCATCGTTTCTCTGCCTTTTAAGAAACCAAATCCAGTCCTGGGCAATTCCTACCAGACAGCGTTGAAACGTTTTATGTCTTTAGAAAACCGTCTCTTAAAAACTCCGTCGTTAAGAAGTGATTATATCAACTTTATGAAAGATTATCTTCAGTCAGGCCACATGTCTCTTGCTAACTCTTTCAAACCTCCTTCTGATAGAACCTACTACATTCCGCATCACTGCGTGCTTCGTTCTGAAAACCCTTCATCAAAAATTAGAGTTGTGTTTGACGCATCAGCACCAACATCTAATGGTACATCGTTAAATGACACCCTTTTGGTGGGACataaattgcaacaagacataataaaagttttatcgTCTTTTCGATGTTTTAAGTATGCATTTGTCTGCGATATCCAACAAATGTATCGACAAATTCTTGTTTCACCTGAAGACAGAAACTTTCAGCGAATCTTATGGAGATTCTCTTCAACTGAACCTattcaagaatatattttaaatactgTGACCTATGGAGTGGCATCGGCACCTTTTCTTGCCTTGCGAACACTAGTCGAGTTATCTAACATCTATTGTGATCAGTTTCCGAGGGCTTCAACCGTTCtaaaaaacaacatttacGTTGACGATATAGTCACAGGAGCTCAATCGGTGCAAGAGACTTTGGAGCTACAGCGAGAATTGATTGACCTATTGAACAGAGGGGGATTTAAATTGAGAAAATGGGCGAGTAATTGCACTCACGTCTTACAAGAAGTATCTGAAACAGATTTACAGCGTCCAATATCAATGGATTACGATGAAATCAGTTACATTAAAGTTTTGGGTCTGCAATGGGATCCCACAAcagatgattttaaattttcctattGTCCCCGCAATTCCCTTTCCACAAAACGTTCCATACTTTCGGAAATCGCTCGTGTCTACGACCCCTTAGGCTTCTTGACTCCGTGCACCTTAAAGGCTAAACAATTTATCCAACAATTGtggcaattaaaaattgaatgggATGAAAGTCCTCCTGGTCACATATCTAAAAATTGGGAAATCTTTAAGAAaggtcttatttttatttctgatttAAGAATACCTCGATTGATGATTCCGTCTGACACTAAATCCGTTCAACTTCATCTTTTTTGTGACGCCTCGCAATCAGGTTATTGTGCAGTAGCGTATTTACGCTGTGAAAGTCATAACCAATCTATTAATACCTCTTTTCTTTGCGGTAAATCTAGAGTTGCACCTCTTAAGACAATATCTATTCCTCGTCTCGAACTTTGTGGCGCTGTTCTACTCGTTGATCTTCTTAAAACTATTAAGGACATGTTATCAACCACAATCATTTTCGATGTAATTTACGCGTGGTCCGATTCCAAAGTCACCCTAGCGTGGATTTCTTCATTGCCTACTAGATGGAAAATTTTCGTTGCCAATCGAGTCTCATATATCCAAGAAATTTTACCTTCAGATTATTGGAGATACATACCATCTTCCGATAATCCTGCAGACTGTGGCTCTCGAGGTCTTTTTCCAGATCAGTTAATCGCTCACGATCTATGGTGGAGGGGCCCCTCCTGGCTCTGTCATCCTCCGGAATACTGGCCATCTATTAAATCTATTCCCTGTGAAAGCACAGAAGTAATTAATgaacaaaaatcaaatataattactaccattgaaacaaaacttacttTTATAGACACTCTCCTCATGAGATTCTCTTCACTTTCAAAAATCCAACGGATTATGGCCTACATTCAACGTTTTATTATTCACTGCCGCAAACAAAACCGTTATTTTACCATCCAATTATCCCCGTTTGAGCTCCAACAATCTTTATCTTCGATTGTCCGTTATGTCCAACATCAACATTTTTCACAATTATTTACTACAATTAACGAGAATAAGATCCCTGATAAATCATTTAGAAAGTTAGCACCTTTTCTTGATAGAGATGGTTTGATTAGGGTGGGTGgtcgtataaaatttgctatgaTCCCCTTCGATCACAAACATCCGTTACTTCTACCTAAAAATAGTCGTGTTAGTGAATTAATTGTGGAACATATACATGAAAAATACCTTCATCCGGGACAACGGTCGCTACAAGCTCTGgtaatgcgtcaatattggaTCATCGCTTCTCGAAGTGTCATTCATCGGGTCGTATCACGATGTATCCGTTGTTTTCGATGCAAGCCCCGATCATATGCTCCGAGGATGGCGGATTTGCCTCAATTTAGAGTAACCGAGGTGAAGGCGTTCTCCAGAGTCGCTGTCGATTTCGCTGGACCGATTTATACCACCATTAGTCGCACCAGAGGAGCGCGGTTTGTCAAATCCTATATTTGTGTCTTTGTGTGTACGTCTACCAAAGCGATACATTTAGAACTAGTTTCAGATCTATCTACTGAAGCATTTATAGCGGCTCTACGACGATTTACCTCCAGAAGAGGTCGATGTACGTTAATCTTATCAGATCAGGGAACTAATTTTGTGGGCGCCTACAACAAATTACGAGAGATGGCTGAGGTTTCCGGTCAAAAATTGGAACTCACATGGCAATTTCATCCTCCAGGGGCTCCCCATTTTAATGGGTTGGCTGAGGCTGGAGTAAGATCTGTTAAATCCCATTTGATTAAAGTTATTGGAGATCAAAAACTAACGTTTGAGGAAGTGTATACCATCCTGACGCAAATCGAAGCTGTATTGAATTCGAGGCCGCTTTCCGCAATGACTGAAGATCCCAATGATCTTCAACCACTAACTCCAGCACATTTCTTGTGTTTGGAACCCCTTAATGCTTCTGTTGTAGATCCTGACGTCACTCAAGTACCGATCAACCGTTTGGATCGCTGGAAACTGATACAGAAGATGGTACAAGATTTTTGGAAAAGGTGGCACGTTGAATATTTGTACTCACTTCAACAAAGAGGAAAATGGAACGCTTCGTCTCCAACACCGTCTATTGGTGATCTGGTACTCATTCGAAATGAACAGCGACCCCCACTTCAATGGGAAACAGGGAGAATTGAAGAGGTTCATCCCGGAATTGATGGTGTTATCCGAGTCATCAccattaaaaccaaaaatgggAGGTTAACTCGTCCAACCACGAAGATTTGTACCTTACCGATTTAA